One stretch of Labilithrix sp. DNA includes these proteins:
- a CDS encoding Uma2 family endonuclease has translation MTAARTPRYVPYEEFLVAEAASDLKHEWVDGVVYAMSRGTPEHGRLTMNVGFEMFGHLRQRGCAVFSSDVAILIEAANHHTYADLSVVCGPVEMREVRDKNQKSIGKAITNPCVIVEVLSESTQRYDRDAKFEAYKKLLSFEEYILVWQDEKRIEVRTRDGDRWTTVIGEPGETVRVRGVEVAVDAVYA, from the coding sequence ATGACGGCGGCGCGCACCCCTCGCTACGTCCCCTATGAGGAGTTCCTGGTCGCCGAAGCGGCGAGTGACCTGAAGCACGAATGGGTGGACGGTGTCGTCTATGCGATGAGCCGTGGGACGCCCGAGCACGGGAGGCTGACCATGAACGTCGGCTTCGAGATGTTTGGTCACCTGCGACAGCGTGGATGCGCCGTGTTCTCATCGGACGTCGCGATCCTCATCGAAGCGGCCAACCACCATACCTACGCAGACCTCTCCGTCGTTTGCGGGCCGGTAGAGATGCGCGAGGTTCGCGACAAGAATCAGAAGAGCATCGGGAAGGCCATCACGAACCCATGCGTGATCGTGGAGGTCCTCTCCGAATCGACGCAGCGCTACGACCGCGACGCGAAGTTCGAGGCGTACAAGAAGCTCTTGTCCTTCGAGGAGTACATCCTCGTCTGGCAGGACGAGAAACGCATCGAGGTCCGAACGCGCGATGGCGACCGCTGGACCACGGTGATCGGCGAACCGGGGGAGACGGTCCGCGTCCGTGGTGTCGAGGTCGCCGTCGATGCCGTGTACGCGTGA
- a CDS encoding S8 family serine peptidase — protein MVRIGLRGAVIGTIVLAAGCTTGGAPSPGEQRSDLARAPVPDVSSIDRDHDRIDDALQLPVPSTGEELVEVEAIFAHRMPVGATAELERVGGKVRHVFQRVSNGFSGKVPRSQIPALAAALGPDLLVLKGEQPLELHLDRATKAARVRSVWAPGFAGAPAGIEGSSKVNIAIVDGGVDPTHPDLAGRMIGWKDYTADAKPTASDSLGHGTHVAGVALGSGAAFGVGPGPLAWTDSGSVEGMSPNEWNGNAITFPPAFSLTSTATFLGGPTTVSVLRGDEGKTSYSSQKTSAVGASPLTLTFDGNAPDGTHYTLGLRQNAAQDVTRYAIANRLAAYPAVGDGYPALRGVAPGSGWYGAKIFPSDTTAVATSADINAALDDIALIAESLDIKVVNCSFGLRGGATDPTQRAKVNALVDLGILVVSSAGNNGATGATGDPGRASKTLTVGAVNDVNALASYSSGAAMTAADTDDKPDVVAPGGSSYRTKILAPDSNTGDAQGSDFADVQPNDYTSNLGTSMAAPLVSGSAALLIQALEAKGHVWSWGSSDSPRLVKMLLGASATETNALRESGANNPLLGRGASPKDRMEGYGLINPDAAIEAATTTWDLAAPLTGTSDGSVGAKRAWGRKIKVPAGRTLKLTMTQSSTADYDVYAYLAEPSAKGTPQLVQWSDRTGLGETEVTTWTYEPETELYLFVKRIAGSGSFSLDGATFECGNGTIEPGEECDDGNVESGDCCSVACQLESPACGGDGGTIPQGNVPDGGDDAGPDPSDAGADADADAEGPPPEGGAPFEDPNTQPTAPPSSPPPVTTSTTPPQPVEQLDAGGGGCATTPAGSSSAGAALALALASLAAVRRRRRA, from the coding sequence ATGGTGCGCATCGGACTGCGTGGGGCCGTCATCGGCACGATCGTTCTCGCCGCGGGTTGCACGACGGGAGGCGCGCCTTCGCCGGGCGAACAACGCTCCGACCTCGCGCGAGCGCCGGTCCCCGACGTCTCCTCGATCGATCGCGATCACGATCGCATCGACGACGCGCTCCAGCTCCCGGTGCCGTCGACCGGCGAGGAGCTCGTCGAGGTCGAGGCGATCTTCGCGCATCGCATGCCCGTCGGCGCGACGGCGGAGCTCGAGCGCGTCGGCGGGAAGGTCCGTCACGTCTTCCAGCGCGTCAGCAACGGCTTCAGCGGGAAGGTCCCGCGCTCGCAGATCCCCGCGCTCGCGGCGGCGCTCGGGCCCGACCTCCTCGTGCTGAAAGGCGAGCAGCCGCTCGAGCTGCACCTCGACCGCGCGACGAAGGCCGCGCGCGTCCGCAGCGTGTGGGCGCCCGGGTTCGCCGGAGCGCCGGCGGGAATCGAAGGCTCGTCGAAGGTCAACATCGCGATCGTCGACGGCGGCGTCGATCCCACCCACCCCGATCTCGCGGGCCGCATGATCGGGTGGAAGGACTACACCGCCGACGCGAAGCCGACCGCGTCGGACTCGCTCGGCCACGGCACCCACGTCGCCGGCGTCGCGCTCGGCTCCGGCGCCGCGTTCGGCGTGGGGCCCGGCCCGCTCGCGTGGACGGACAGCGGCTCGGTGGAGGGGATGAGCCCGAACGAGTGGAACGGGAACGCGATCACGTTCCCTCCCGCGTTCTCGCTGACGTCGACGGCGACGTTCCTCGGCGGCCCGACGACGGTCTCCGTGCTCCGCGGCGACGAAGGCAAGACGTCGTACTCGTCGCAGAAGACGAGCGCCGTCGGCGCGTCCCCCCTCACGCTCACGTTCGACGGCAACGCCCCGGACGGCACGCACTACACGCTCGGCCTCCGCCAGAACGCGGCGCAGGACGTGACGCGCTACGCGATCGCGAACAGGCTCGCGGCGTACCCGGCGGTGGGCGACGGCTACCCCGCGCTGCGCGGCGTCGCGCCGGGCTCGGGTTGGTACGGCGCGAAGATCTTCCCGTCCGACACGACCGCGGTCGCGACGTCGGCCGACATCAACGCCGCGCTCGACGACATCGCGCTCATCGCGGAGTCGCTCGACATCAAGGTCGTCAACTGCAGCTTCGGCCTCCGCGGCGGCGCGACCGATCCGACTCAGCGCGCGAAGGTGAACGCGCTCGTCGACCTCGGCATCCTCGTCGTCTCGTCGGCGGGCAACAACGGCGCGACCGGCGCGACGGGCGACCCCGGCCGCGCGTCGAAGACGCTCACCGTCGGCGCCGTGAACGACGTCAACGCGCTCGCGTCGTACTCGAGCGGCGCGGCGATGACGGCGGCCGACACCGACGACAAGCCCGACGTCGTCGCGCCCGGCGGCTCCTCGTACCGCACGAAGATCCTCGCGCCCGACTCGAACACCGGCGACGCGCAGGGCTCCGACTTCGCCGACGTCCAACCGAACGACTACACGAGCAACCTCGGCACCTCGATGGCGGCGCCGCTCGTCTCGGGCTCGGCCGCGCTCCTCATCCAGGCGCTCGAGGCGAAGGGCCACGTCTGGAGCTGGGGCTCGAGCGACTCGCCGCGCCTCGTGAAGATGCTCCTCGGCGCGTCAGCGACGGAGACGAACGCGCTCCGCGAGTCGGGCGCGAACAACCCCCTCCTCGGTCGCGGCGCGTCGCCGAAGGACCGGATGGAGGGGTACGGCCTGATCAACCCCGACGCCGCGATCGAAGCGGCGACGACGACGTGGGACCTCGCCGCGCCGCTCACCGGCACGTCCGATGGGAGCGTCGGCGCGAAGCGCGCGTGGGGCCGCAAGATCAAGGTGCCCGCGGGCCGCACGCTGAAGCTGACGATGACGCAGTCGTCGACCGCCGACTACGACGTCTACGCGTACCTCGCCGAGCCGAGCGCGAAGGGCACGCCGCAGCTGGTCCAGTGGAGCGATCGGACCGGGCTCGGCGAGACGGAGGTCACGACGTGGACCTACGAGCCGGAGACGGAGCTCTACCTCTTCGTGAAGCGCATCGCCGGCTCCGGCTCGTTCTCACTCGACGGCGCGACGTTCGAGTGCGGCAACGGAACGATCGAGCCGGGCGAGGAGTGCGACGACGGCAACGTGGAGAGCGGCGACTGCTGCTCGGTCGCGTGTCAGCTCGAGTCGCCCGCGTGCGGAGGCGACGGCGGGACGATCCCGCAAGGCAACGTCCCCGACGGCGGCGACGACGCAGGTCCGGACCCGAGCGACGCCGGCGCCGACGCGGACGCCGACGCGGAGGGCCCGCCGCCGGAGGGGGGCGCGCCGTTCGAGGACCCGAACACGCAGCCCACCGCGCCGCCGTCGTCCCCGCCGCCGGTGACCACCTCGACCACACCTCCGCAGCCGGTCGAGCAGCTCGACGCGGGCGGCGGCGGCTGCGCGACCACGCCCGCCGGCAGCTCGAGCGCCGGCGCTGCGCTCGCGCTGGCGCTCGCGTCGCTCGCGGCCGTGCGGCGCCGTCGTCGCGCCTGA
- a CDS encoding zf-HC2 domain-containing protein encodes MSGAVTTSERAMKIMAYADGELEGAERAEVERWMREDAEAVLFANDLAELGDFVQTGHRASKDAKAIAAFDVADAVMAKVEAEPIEKAAESAGKVVPIGAARAKQAKASSKRGAAMWIAAGLALAASIFLVTRGKEEAPMARTTTPLVQPSPQNAAAANVTVENPGQSVSVFYLPNETNSVTTSVVVWVDESGAK; translated from the coding sequence ATGAGCGGCGCGGTTACGACCAGCGAGCGCGCGATGAAGATCATGGCCTATGCCGACGGCGAGCTCGAAGGCGCCGAGCGGGCCGAGGTGGAGCGCTGGATGCGCGAGGACGCGGAGGCGGTGCTCTTCGCGAACGACCTCGCCGAGCTGGGCGACTTCGTCCAGACAGGGCATCGCGCGTCGAAGGACGCGAAGGCGATCGCCGCGTTCGACGTCGCGGACGCGGTGATGGCGAAGGTCGAGGCGGAGCCGATCGAAAAAGCGGCCGAAAGCGCAGGGAAAGTGGTGCCGATCGGCGCCGCCCGCGCCAAGCAGGCCAAGGCCTCGTCGAAGCGAGGCGCGGCGATGTGGATCGCGGCGGGGCTCGCCCTCGCGGCGTCGATCTTCCTCGTCACGCGCGGCAAAGAAGAGGCGCCGATGGCCCGGACGACCACGCCGCTCGTCCAGCCCAGCCCCCAGAATGCGGCGGCCGCCAACGTCACCGTCGAAAATCCCGGTCAGTCCGTCAGTGTGTTCTATCTTCCGAACGAGACGAACAGCGTGACGACCAGCGTGGTCGTCTGGGTCGACGAGTCAGGAGCCAAGTGA
- a CDS encoding VCBS repeat-containing protein, which produces MRHLLVSFFALGLVIACGSSQGSSFQDPDDAGASSTTSSSGTFVPSEGGASSSGDPRESCASKVLCGEPAICCATGQECVKNACAEACATGVRCGEVCCAAGQVCLSQACVAPGKACNDSFDCEEEEFCEPTIGKCLPQPVEAGACLYKPPVAPLALTLEWSWTESAVFAPEFNQIVNTPMVVDMDGDKIPEVVIVTSKNDSGAYNQDRPAYVRVLEGREDPASPGSKKPKEKWAATVDAYKDGNEVNPRGTPAVGDIDGDGKIDIVAPRMSGGLIAFNADGSLKWKTANRTKYDSVTVAIADMDNDGKAEIVAGGLVFDHEGTLVSGEVTGQALWGSNDPGYGPVSIIADVDGNAASTEQFVVTGNRAMRKNGTMLWDISEEKSPLLAALGVPNDGQIPDGYTAIADLDKDGKPELVVIGQGILRVQEASALPPDKPKVLAAIRLPGSGRGGPPTVADFDKDGIPEIASANGTKYNVFEYDPAKPEDKRLSVKWSKDTQDGSSNVTGSSVFDFEGDGSAEVIYNDECYSRVYRGDNGDELYKIVNSSATIHEMPVLVDVDGDNNTELLVVANDYHHSIGTTKCEGYDAAAGEVPRHGIFAYGDANDRWVRTRKVWNQHAYHITNVTADGKIPQVEPRSFTVAENNDYRVSSQGKGVYNAPDLLVDLEISLFSCPTAIDLRARVKNQGALGVPAGVKVKFYLGADATGTLLGEKLTTKPLLPGESEVLTLSYATTGATAAFFVVVEGTAATGVIDECLTDNNTGKSGGIRCPGVN; this is translated from the coding sequence ATGCGTCATCTCCTCGTTTCTTTCTTCGCGCTCGGCCTCGTCATCGCCTGCGGCTCTTCGCAGGGCAGCAGCTTCCAGGACCCCGACGACGCCGGCGCGAGCAGCACGACGTCGAGCAGCGGCACGTTCGTCCCGAGCGAGGGCGGCGCGTCGTCGTCCGGCGATCCGCGCGAGAGCTGCGCGTCGAAGGTGCTCTGCGGCGAGCCCGCGATCTGCTGCGCGACGGGTCAAGAATGCGTGAAGAATGCATGCGCCGAGGCTTGCGCGACGGGCGTGCGCTGCGGGGAGGTGTGCTGCGCGGCGGGGCAAGTCTGCCTCTCGCAGGCGTGCGTCGCGCCGGGCAAGGCGTGCAACGACTCGTTCGACTGCGAAGAGGAGGAGTTCTGCGAGCCCACGATCGGCAAGTGCCTCCCGCAGCCGGTGGAGGCCGGCGCGTGCCTCTACAAGCCGCCCGTCGCTCCGCTCGCGCTCACGCTCGAGTGGTCGTGGACCGAGAGCGCCGTGTTCGCGCCGGAGTTCAACCAGATCGTCAACACGCCGATGGTCGTCGACATGGACGGCGACAAGATCCCCGAGGTGGTCATCGTCACGAGCAAGAACGACAGCGGCGCGTACAACCAGGACCGGCCCGCGTACGTCCGCGTGCTCGAGGGGCGTGAAGATCCGGCGAGCCCCGGCTCGAAGAAGCCGAAGGAGAAGTGGGCGGCGACGGTCGACGCGTACAAGGACGGCAACGAGGTGAACCCGCGCGGCACGCCCGCGGTCGGCGACATCGACGGCGATGGGAAGATCGACATCGTCGCGCCGCGCATGTCGGGCGGCCTCATCGCGTTCAACGCGGACGGCTCGCTCAAGTGGAAGACGGCGAACCGCACGAAGTACGACTCGGTCACGGTCGCGATCGCCGACATGGACAACGACGGCAAGGCGGAGATCGTCGCCGGCGGTCTCGTGTTCGACCACGAGGGCACGCTCGTCAGCGGCGAGGTCACGGGCCAGGCGCTCTGGGGCTCGAACGATCCGGGCTACGGCCCCGTCAGCATCATCGCCGACGTCGACGGCAACGCCGCGTCGACGGAGCAGTTCGTCGTCACCGGCAACCGCGCGATGAGGAAGAACGGCACGATGCTCTGGGACATCTCGGAGGAGAAGTCGCCGCTCCTCGCCGCGCTCGGGGTCCCGAACGACGGCCAGATCCCCGACGGCTACACCGCGATCGCCGACCTCGACAAGGACGGCAAGCCGGAGCTCGTCGTCATCGGGCAGGGCATCCTCCGCGTGCAGGAGGCGAGCGCGCTGCCGCCGGACAAGCCGAAGGTCCTCGCCGCGATCCGGCTTCCGGGCTCCGGCCGCGGCGGTCCCCCCACCGTCGCCGACTTCGACAAGGACGGCATCCCCGAGATCGCGAGCGCGAACGGCACGAAGTACAACGTCTTCGAGTACGACCCCGCGAAGCCGGAGGACAAGCGCCTCTCCGTGAAGTGGAGCAAGGACACGCAGGACGGCTCCTCGAACGTGACGGGCTCGAGCGTCTTCGACTTCGAAGGCGACGGCTCGGCGGAGGTCATCTACAACGACGAGTGCTACTCGCGCGTCTACCGCGGCGACAACGGCGACGAGCTCTACAAGATCGTCAACTCGTCGGCGACGATCCACGAGATGCCGGTCCTCGTCGACGTCGACGGCGACAACAACACGGAGCTGCTCGTGGTCGCGAACGACTACCACCACAGCATCGGCACGACGAAGTGCGAAGGCTACGACGCCGCCGCGGGCGAGGTCCCGCGTCACGGCATCTTCGCCTACGGCGACGCGAACGATCGCTGGGTCCGCACGCGCAAGGTCTGGAACCAGCACGCGTACCACATCACGAACGTGACCGCGGACGGCAAGATCCCGCAGGTCGAGCCGCGCAGCTTCACCGTCGCGGAGAACAACGACTACCGCGTCTCCTCGCAGGGCAAGGGCGTCTACAACGCGCCCGACCTCCTCGTCGACCTCGAGATCTCGCTCTTCTCGTGCCCGACGGCGATCGATCTCCGCGCGCGCGTGAAGAACCAGGGCGCGCTCGGCGTGCCGGCCGGCGTGAAGGTGAAGTTCTACCTCGGCGCGGACGCGACCGGGACGCTGCTCGGGGAGAAGCTCACGACGAAGCCGCTCCTCCCCGGCGAGAGCGAGGTCCTCACGCTCTCGTACGCGACGACCGGCGCGACGGCGGCGTTCTTCGTCGTCG